A region of the Ornithinimicrobium ciconiae genome:
GTGGGTGACCAGTCGTCCCTCCGCGCGCACCCGGTCGATCCACCCGGTGTCGCACCACTCAGGCTCGCCGTCGACCACTTCGGGCTGCTGGAGCAGCTCCAGGACAAAACTCTTGTTCGTGGCCCCTCCCTCGATGACGACGGTCGTCTCGCCGAGCGCCCGCCGCAGCCGGGCGAGTGCCTCCGCACGGTCGCGTCCGTGCGCGATGATCTTGGCGATCATGGAGTCGAAGTCGGCCGGGATGCTGTCTCCCTCCCCGACGCCGGTGTCCACCCGGATCCCCGGTCCGGTGGGGAACTCCAGGAGGGTGATCCGCCCCGGGGCCGGGGCAAAGTCACGGTCGGGGTCCTCGGCGTTGAGCCGCGCCTCGACGGCGTGCCCGGTCTCAGCGGGACGCTCCCCCTCCAGCTGCCCCCCAGCGGCGACGTGCAGCTGGGCACGCACCAGGTCGATTCCCGTGGTGGCCTCGGTGATGGGGTGCTCCACCTGCAGGCGGGTGTTGACCTCGAGAAAGGCAAACTGCTGGGTCGCCGGCTGGTAGAGGAACTCCACGGTGCCGGCGCCGCGGTAGCCGACCGCCAGCACCAGGCGCTCGGCAGCCGTCTTGAGCTCGGCGGCCTGCTCGGGCGTCAGCAGGGGGGAGGCCGACTCCTCGATGATCTTCTGGTTGCGTCGCTGCACCGTGCAGTCCCGCACCCCGATTGCCCACGCGGTGCCGTGCGCGTCCGCGATGACCTGCACCTCGACATGCCGAGCGTCGGTCACCAGGCTCTCGAGGAAGACCACGCCGCTGCCGAAGGCCCGCTGGGCCTCATCACGGGTGCGCTGATAGACCTCGCGCAGGCTGGCCTCGTCGGTCACCTTGCGGATGCCACGCCCACCACCACCGGCGGTGGCCTTGAGCATCAGCGGGTAGCCGATCTCCGCGGCTGCCGCCACGGCGTCCTCCACGCTGTCGAGTCCGCCGCGACTCCAGGGCGCGACGGGGACACCCACCTCCTCGGCGATGAGCTTGGAGCCGATCTTGTCGCCGAGTTTGCGCATCGCCTCGGCCGACGGACCGATGAAGGTCACTCCCAGTCGGTCACACAGGTCCACGAACGCGGGGTCCTCGGCCACGAACCCCCAGCCGACCCACACCGCATCGGCGCGGGTGTCGACCAGCGCCTTCTCCAGCACCGCCAGGTCAAGGTAGGGCCGTGCCGAGGCCGGGCCCACGGGGTGGGCGATGTCTGCCTCACGGACGAACATCGCGGTGCGCTCGGGGTCGGTAAAGAGCGCAATCGTCTGGAGCGGGGGTCCGCCGGCGGCGTTGTGGTCCCGCACGGCGTGGATGAGCCGAACAGCGGCTTCCCCACGGTTGACGATGGCAATACGAGAGAACATCCGTCTCCAACTTCTCGGGCGTCGTGAGGCTGTCGCGGCGTGCAGACCGACGGTGCCACGGCCGGGCCGCTACTCGCGAGTCGGCACACCGGGAAGTGGCAGGTCAGCCGCGCACCGTCCCATCCTGCCCTACCTGGCCCTGGTGCGCGCGCGTCCGGTCCCGGACGCGCACTACCCCCGCCAGCAGATGCTGACGGGGGTAGTGCGGTCGTGCGGGTCACGGGGACGTGGTCGGCATCCCCGGCATTTCCATGATCTGGGAGGCGTCCGGCGCGGTGATGTCCACCGGCTGGCCCCAGTCAGCCATCTTCATGGTGGTGACGCTGCCCATGATGTCGAAGGTCACCTGACGCATGAAGTTCTGGTCGTCCAGCCACACGTCGTAGGTGATCTCGTCCGGCATACCGGCGGTGTCCTCGCCCTCGAGCGAGGTGAGCTCGGTGGTGTCCATCAGCATCGTGTAGTGGTTGAGCGTCTCGCCGTCCACGTCCTCGGGACCGACGAAGGTGATCTGCTGGGCACCGGTCTCCCAGTCGTCCCACTGCGAGGTCATGTCGACCTGGTTGGTGAAGTCGTCGGCGTCCTCGCCCATGACCTCCTCGAGAGGCATCTGAAGGAACTGGCCGTCCTCGGTCACGCCGGGCACCGACATGTAGGCGTTGCCGTCGACCATGATCATGTTGATGCTGCCCATGCCTGGGATTTCCATCTGCATGTCCATGGCGGGGCCGGCGGACCCACCGAGGTCTGCCTTGCCGCTCATCACCATCGCCTGGCCCTGGACGTCCATGTCCATCTGCATGCTGAAGCTGCTCAGCTGGTCGTTGCCCGGGCTCTTGAGCATGCTGATGAAGTCGTCCGTGCTGACCTCGGTGCCGGCAGCAACGTCGCCGCCGACGTCGCCACCGGCGTCATCAGTGGCGGGCGCGTCATCGGTCGCCGGGGCGTCGTCCGTGGCGGGGGCCTCATCAGTGGCCGGGGCGTCGTCCGTGGCCGGAGCCTCGTCGGTGATGTCCTCGGAGCCGTCGGCGTCGGCGGCGTTGGTGGTGGGCTCCTCGACCTCAGGCGAGTCGTCCCCGCAGGCGGCCAGGGTGAGCACCAGGGCTCCGCTCGCAGCGATCATCCCCCATGTCGTGGTGTTCCTACGCATCTGTTAAACCTTCCCTCCGGTGCGGCAGTGGCTATCGTGAGTCTGCCTTGAGCACACCATCGTTTCACAACCGCTGGGCGGGCTGTGTTCTTATTGATCCATCTGACTGACGACTCAAAGAGCCCTGAGGTTCCATGAACGGCAACATCACTTTTCGGCACCACGACACTGCGGTGCTCTCCGTCACCGCAGTCGACGCCCCCGTGGTGGTGACCTCGGCAGAGTTTGACGCCCGTCTCACGGAGACCTACGAGCGCACCCGGATGCTGCCGGGCATGCTGACCAAGCTCGCTGGCATCCAGGAGCGCCGCTGGTGGCCCGAGGGGACCACCTTCGTCGACGGGGCCATCGACGCCGGGGCCAAGGCCATCGCCGAGGCGGGGGTGGACCCGGCGCGCATCGGCCTGATGGTCAACACCTCGGTCTCCCGTGAGCACCTGGAGCCCTCCATCGCGGTCAAGGTCCACGCAGAGCTCGGACTGCCCTCGACCTGCCTCAACTTCGACCTGACCAATGCCTGCCTCGGTTTCGTGAACGGCATGCAGCTGGCCGCCACGATGATCGACGCCGGTCAGATCGACTACGCCCTGGTCGTCGACGGTGAGGGGTCGCGCCCCGCGCAGGAGAGCGCGCTGCGGCGCCTGTCCAGTCCTGAGGCCACCGCCGAGGACCTGCAGAACGAGTTCGCCACCCTCACCCTGGGCTCCGGGGCGGCCGCGATGGTCCTGGGACGGGCCAGTGAGCACCCGCAGGGTCACCGGGTCATCGGCGGCGCCAGCCGTGCCGCAACCCAGCACCACGAGCTGTGCGTCGGAGACTATGAGCGGATGAGCACCGACACCAAGGGGCTGCTGGTGGCGGGGATGCAGCTGGCGTCCGAGCTGTGGGAGGACGCCAAGGAGGACTTCGACTGGGCCGACATGGACTGCTATGTCGTGCACCAGGTGTCCACGGTCCACACCGGGCGCACGGCGGAGGTCCTGGGCCTGCCGAAGGACCGCATCCCGCTGACCTTCCCCACGTTCGGCAATATCGGTCCCGCCGCGGTGGCGGTGACGCTGGCCAAGCAGGTCGAGCACCTGACGCCGGGCGACCGGGTGCTGATGATGGGCATCGGCTCCGGGCTGAACATGTCCTGCCTGGAACTGGCCTGGTGACCGCGGGAGCGACCCTCCCCCCGGACCTGCCCGGACTCGATCCGGCGTGGTCACGCACTGTCGAGGCCCCCGACGTAGAGGGGGTCACCCGCACCTGGCACGTGCTCGACAACGGCCCGCAGCTGCAGGCGGCCGGCGTCCCGGTCGAGCACACGCTGCTCTGTGTGCACGGCAACCCGACTTGGTCCTACCTGTGGCGCCGGGTGCTGGACTCCGCCCCCGCGGGCTGGCGGGTCGTCGCCGTCGACCACCTGGGCATGGGCTTCTCCGAGCGCACGCCCACCCCCCGGACCCTGGGTCAGCGCGTGCAGGACCTCTGCCGGCTCACGGCTGCGCTGGAGCTGACCGGCCCGGTCAGCACCCTCGCCCACGACTGGGGCGGACCCATCAGCCTTGGCTGGGCCCTGGAGCACCGGGACCAGCTGGAGCGGGTCGTGCTGACCAACACGGCCGTCCACCAGCCCGAGGGATCTCCCTGGCCGACCGCTATCGCCGCGGTGCGCACTCCCCCGTTGCTGGATCTCGTCTGTCGGCGCACCCTCGGCTTCGTGCGCGCCGCCACAGCGACCTGCCGCCCTGCCCTGCCTGCGCCGGTCCGCCAGGCCTTCGCCGCGCCCTACCTCACCACCGACCGCCGGGCCGCGATCGCGCACTTCGTCCAGGACATCCCGACCACACCCCAGCACCCCAGTGCCGCTGAGCTGGACCGGATCGCGGGGGGCCTGGGCGCACTTGCGGACGTGCCGACGCTGATGGTGTGGGGCCTGGCCGACCCCGTCTTCTCCCACCGTTATCTGCGGGATCTGCGACGCCGCCTGCCGCATGCGGACGTGCACACTTATCCGCGCGCCTCACACCTGGTGCTGGAGGACCGGCCCGAGGGTGTGGACCTGATCTGGAGGTGGCTGAGCACCCAGACGCCCCGGGTGGCCGCGGCTCCCGCGCCGATGGTGCCGATCCAGGTCGACACCAGTGCCCCGCAGCGCACCGCGATCGTGGAGCTGACCGGTGGGGGTGGCGACATCACCTTCGGCGCCCTGGCCGACCGGGTGGATGACCTGGCCCGCGGTCTGCACTCCCGTGGGGTCCGGCGCGGACAGCGGGTGGCGCTGCTCGTCAAGCCCGGGATCGACCTGACCACCGTCCTGTATGCCGTGTGGCGGCTGGGCGCCGTCGCCGTCGTCGCCGACGCGGGGTTGGGGTTGCGCCGGCTGGGCGTGGCGCTGAAGGGCGCTGCACCCGACCACGTGATCGGGTTTCCCGCGGCCCGGGCCATCGTCGTCGCGGCCAATGTCCCCGGCCAGTGGATCCGCCTGGGACCGCAGGACATCGCCACGCTGATCGCCGAGGGGGCCGGCCACGACCTCGGCAGTGACGGACTCCTCAGGGCCACAGCAGAGCTCGACCTGGACGGGGCGGTGCTCTTCACCTCCGGCGCCACCGGCCCGCCCAAGGGCGTGGTCTATACCCGACGCCAGGTCAGCACCCAGGTCGCCCTGCTGCGCGATGCCTTCGACCTGGTGCCCGGGGAGCGTTTCGTCGCGGCCTTTGCGCCGTTTGCCCTCTATGGCCCTGCGATGGGGTTGAGTTCCGCGGTGCCGGC
Encoded here:
- a CDS encoding 3-oxoacyl-ACP synthase III; translated protein: MNGNITFRHHDTAVLSVTAVDAPVVVTSAEFDARLTETYERTRMLPGMLTKLAGIQERRWWPEGTTFVDGAIDAGAKAIAEAGVDPARIGLMVNTSVSREHLEPSIAVKVHAELGLPSTCLNFDLTNACLGFVNGMQLAATMIDAGQIDYALVVDGEGSRPAQESALRRLSSPEATAEDLQNEFATLTLGSGAAAMVLGRASEHPQGHRVIGGASRAATQHHELCVGDYERMSTDTKGLLVAGMQLASELWEDAKEDFDWADMDCYVVHQVSTVHTGRTAEVLGLPKDRIPLTFPTFGNIGPAAVAVTLAKQVEHLTPGDRVLMMGIGSGLNMSCLELAW
- a CDS encoding alpha/beta fold hydrolase produces the protein MTAGATLPPDLPGLDPAWSRTVEAPDVEGVTRTWHVLDNGPQLQAAGVPVEHTLLCVHGNPTWSYLWRRVLDSAPAGWRVVAVDHLGMGFSERTPTPRTLGQRVQDLCRLTAALELTGPVSTLAHDWGGPISLGWALEHRDQLERVVLTNTAVHQPEGSPWPTAIAAVRTPPLLDLVCRRTLGFVRAATATCRPALPAPVRQAFAAPYLTTDRRAAIAHFVQDIPTTPQHPSAAELDRIAGGLGALADVPTLMVWGLADPVFSHRYLRDLRRRLPHADVHTYPRASHLVLEDRPEGVDLIWRWLSTQTPRVAAAPAPMVPIQVDTSAPQRTAIVELTGGGGDITFGALADRVDDLARGLHSRGVRRGQRVALLVKPGIDLTTVLYAVWRLGAVAVVADAGLGLRRLGVALKGAAPDHVIGFPAARAIVVAANVPGQWIRLGPQDIATLIAEGAGHDLGSDGLLRATAELDLDGAVLFTSGATGPPKGVVYTRRQVSTQVALLRDAFDLVPGERFVAAFAPFALYGPAMGLSSAVPAMEVTAPDTLTAAALADAVEAVDATVVFASPAALDNVVATSADLSPQQREQLQRPRLVLSAGAPVPLPLLHRLKELLPNAATHTPYGMTEALPVATLDPTTLDPDDPADREPGVCVGTPLPGVTVRIAPLHPDGTSSSELSAAAGTLGEIVVRGPHVKERYDQLWGTQAASARPVGWHRTGDVGHLDSRGRLWVQGRLAHVITTADGPLAPYAVEHAIETVPGVRRAAVVGVGPEGTQQVVAVVVPEGAAPRRDLPLTSLVDRALPQSDTAVPSDVARAVREAAGVPVSAVLRRDWLPVDIRHAAKVDRIELARWATGLLHGPTVARETFRDQRRAPSRRSY